In Helianthus annuus cultivar XRQ/B chromosome 9, HanXRQr2.0-SUNRISE, whole genome shotgun sequence, the following are encoded in one genomic region:
- the LOC110880128 gene encoding auxin-induced protein AUX22, with the protein MGPQGLGLEITELRLGLPGGSSEKKRVVLGGREADVCGGEEKKDMDMVVGWPPVCLYRQKKSMGEATQKMYVKVSMDGVPILRKVDLSCLKGYSELGMALENLFGCYGIGEAMKAESESCEYIAIYEDKDGDWMLVGDVPWLMFTETCKRLRIKRRSCSNGVGLHGINN; encoded by the exons atgGGACCTCAAGGGCTAGGGCTTGAGATTACTGAACTTAGGTTGGGGCTACCCGGAGGCAGCAGTGAGAAGAAGAGGGTGGTTTTGGGTGGGCGAGAGGCGGATGTTTGTGGTGGAGAGGAGAAGAAGGATATGGATATGGTGGTCGGGTGGCCGCCGGTGTGTTTGTATAGGCAGAAGAAGAGTATGGGCGAGGCGACACAAAAAATGTACGTGAAAGTGAGCATGGATGGTGTACCGATTCTTCGAAAAGTTGATTTGAGTTGTTTGAAAGGGTATTCGGAACTTGGCATGGCTCTTGAGAACCTCTTTGGTTGTTATGGAATTG GTGAAGCAATGAAGGCAGAAAGCGAGAGTTGTGAATACATAGCAATATATGAAGACAAAGATGGGGACTGGATGCTTGTAGGGGACGTCCCTTGGCT GATGTTTACAGAAACATGCAAGAGACTAAGGATTAAGAGAAGATCATGTTCGAATGGAGTTGGATTGCACGGAATCAACAATTAA